In Methanomassiliicoccales archaeon, a single genomic region encodes these proteins:
- the endA gene encoding tRNA-intron lyase: protein MVGELVGESVIVADMAEGSQIYNKGYYGYPRAGGGLELDLLEALYLVECDKLKVEVGGKDLDHASLYRRVARSVEGLQPNYIVYRDLRQRGFIVKLDQGEFDFRVYSRGDNPHNSQAKNWVLAISERSIFNIAALLEKSETSQRTRKDLLLGVVDEEGDITYYTVEGAEPHGLTEEAMTSAEGSLIDDAVIVLGEEADRLFENGYYGKKIGPMLQLSLLETAYLIDKGRLEVRNIRSGQKMGEKGFLSTARRSQPDFAMRMRAYQDLRSRGMVVKTGFKYGTHFRVYEGNPSKHHSRYLVHVVPDDYSTVWAEISRAVRLAHGVKKEILFASSGEYLRYVKLTRVRP from the coding sequence ATGGTGGGTGAGCTGGTAGGCGAGAGCGTGATCGTCGCCGACATGGCGGAAGGCAGCCAGATCTACAACAAGGGCTATTACGGATACCCTCGTGCCGGAGGGGGTCTGGAACTAGACCTGCTGGAGGCCTTGTATCTGGTGGAATGCGACAAGCTCAAGGTGGAGGTTGGAGGCAAGGATCTGGACCACGCCTCGCTGTATCGCCGAGTGGCCCGCTCTGTCGAAGGGCTGCAGCCCAATTACATCGTCTATCGTGACCTGAGGCAAAGGGGTTTCATCGTCAAGCTGGACCAAGGCGAGTTCGATTTTCGTGTCTATTCCCGCGGCGACAACCCTCACAACTCCCAGGCCAAGAACTGGGTGCTAGCCATCTCTGAGAGGAGCATATTCAACATAGCCGCCCTGTTGGAGAAGAGCGAGACCTCGCAGCGAACGCGCAAGGACCTTCTACTAGGGGTAGTGGATGAGGAGGGGGACATCACCTACTATACTGTGGAAGGTGCGGAACCGCACGGCCTAACGGAGGAGGCCATGACCTCGGCCGAAGGCTCCTTGATAGACGATGCGGTCATCGTGTTGGGGGAGGAGGCGGACCGTCTTTTCGAGAACGGTTACTACGGCAAGAAGATCGGCCCCATGCTTCAATTGTCCCTTTTGGAGACGGCCTATCTGATCGATAAAGGTCGTTTGGAGGTCCGCAACATACGTTCCGGTCAAAAGATGGGGGAGAAAGGTTTCCTAAGCACCGCTCGTCGCTCCCAGCCCGATTTCGCCATGCGCATGAGGGCATACCAGGACCTGCGCTCCCGTGGAATGGTGGTCAAGACCGGTTTCAAATACGGTACGCATTTCAGAGTGTATGAGGGGAATCCTTCCAAACATCACTCACGATACCTGGTGCATGTGGTCCCGGATGATTATTCCACGGTCTGGGCCGAGATATCCAGGGCTGTCAGGCTAGCCCACGGGGTGAAGAAGGAGATTTTGTTCGCCAGTTCCGGGGAGTATCTCCGCTACGTCAAATTGACCAGGGTGCGACCTTAG